From a single Solidesulfovibrio fructosivorans JJ] genomic region:
- a CDS encoding alpha-keto acid decarboxylase family protein, whose amino-acid sequence MTATVVEHLMTRLKQIGVTDVFGVPGDFSFALNDAVDNDPDMRWIGCCNELNAAYAADGYARVKGRSALCTTYGVGELSALCGVAGSYTEHLPVIHLVGMPSVSTQKARRIVHHTLGTGNFEAYADMTKPVVAASAILTPENAACQIERCLEAAVARNRPVYMALPQDYADKELAGELVCAPEAPQSDPGTLAAAIDAIAEMIGAAQSAVVLAGYLIARLGLRQVAKGLLTRTGLPFATMFMDKTALDETLPGYIGLYDGRIMNPEVRDFVEGCDCVLNIGALWSDFNTGAFTAKIDPARMIAVMQHEVRVGHATFLDVEMRDVLEGLAKVLPAKPAKVKNPAGLGEPKGAPSDPICPDYLYPRFEKFLREGDIVMAETGTISMGLGFAKMPTGAEFFNQTLWGSIGWATPAAFGAAMAAPKRRTLLFTGEGSHQMTAQDIGQFGRYDLKPIIFCLNNDGYLIERLLCKDPKSSYNDLAPWNYTQLPAAFGMTDWYCAKASTNAELEAVMAKAETCGTGAYIEVVMDQMAASPLAKKLGESIQTLYSK is encoded by the coding sequence ATGACCGCGACTGTAGTGGAACATTTGATGACGCGCCTGAAGCAGATCGGCGTGACGGACGTCTTCGGCGTGCCCGGGGATTTTTCCTTCGCCCTAAACGACGCCGTGGACAACGATCCGGACATGCGTTGGATCGGCTGTTGCAACGAACTCAATGCCGCTTACGCCGCCGACGGCTATGCCCGGGTCAAGGGGCGTTCCGCCCTGTGCACCACCTACGGCGTGGGCGAGCTTTCGGCCCTGTGCGGCGTGGCCGGCTCGTATACCGAGCATCTGCCCGTCATCCATCTGGTCGGCATGCCGAGCGTGTCCACCCAGAAGGCCCGGCGCATCGTGCACCACACGCTTGGCACCGGCAATTTCGAGGCCTACGCCGACATGACCAAGCCGGTGGTGGCCGCAAGCGCCATCCTGACGCCGGAAAACGCCGCCTGCCAGATCGAACGCTGCCTGGAAGCGGCCGTGGCCCGCAACCGGCCCGTCTACATGGCCCTGCCCCAGGACTATGCCGACAAGGAACTGGCCGGGGAACTCGTCTGCGCCCCCGAAGCCCCGCAGAGCGATCCCGGGACTTTGGCCGCGGCCATTGACGCTATCGCCGAAATGATCGGCGCGGCGCAATCGGCTGTGGTCCTGGCCGGCTACCTGATTGCCCGGCTCGGCCTGCGCCAGGTGGCCAAGGGGCTTTTGACCCGCACCGGACTGCCTTTCGCCACCATGTTCATGGACAAGACCGCCCTGGACGAGACCCTGCCCGGCTACATCGGGCTCTACGACGGCCGGATCATGAACCCCGAGGTGCGCGATTTCGTCGAGGGCTGCGACTGTGTGCTCAATATCGGCGCGCTGTGGAGCGATTTCAACACCGGCGCCTTTACCGCCAAGATCGACCCCGCGCGCATGATCGCGGTCATGCAGCACGAGGTGCGCGTGGGCCATGCCACCTTCCTTGATGTGGAAATGCGCGACGTATTGGAGGGCCTGGCCAAGGTGTTGCCGGCCAAGCCGGCGAAGGTGAAAAATCCGGCCGGCCTCGGCGAGCCCAAGGGCGCGCCGAGCGATCCGATCTGCCCGGATTACCTGTATCCGCGCTTCGAGAAATTCCTGCGCGAGGGCGACATCGTCATGGCCGAAACCGGCACCATCTCCATGGGGCTGGGGTTTGCCAAGATGCCGACCGGAGCGGAATTTTTCAACCAGACCCTGTGGGGTTCCATCGGCTGGGCCACGCCGGCCGCCTTTGGCGCGGCCATGGCCGCGCCAAAGCGCCGCACGCTCCTTTTCACCGGCGAGGGCTCGCATCAGATGACGGCCCAGGACATCGGCCAATTCGGCCGCTATGACCTGAAGCCCATTATCTTCTGCCTCAATAACGACGGGTATCTGATCGAACGGTTGCTCTGCAAGGATCCCAAGAGTTCCTACAACGACCTCGCGCCCTGGAATTACACCCAGCTTCCCGCCGCCTTCGGCATGACCGACTGGTACTGCGCCAAGGCTTCGACCAATGCCGAGTTGGAAGCGGTTATGGCCAAGGCCGAGACCTGCGGCACCGGAGCCTATATCGAGGTGGTCATGGACCAGATGGCGGCCTCGCCCCTGGCCAAAAAGCTCGGGGAATCCATCCAGACGCTGTACAGCAAGTAG
- a CDS encoding FAD-dependent oxidoreductase, whose translation MSTARIVVIGGTAAGPKAASRAKRLNEEAEVTLLQKAPELSMASCGYPYYVAGEVKGRDMLLATPAGVVRDPAFFAGAKGITAKVSTEVMAIDRKAKTVAWKRVDTGETGHLPYDKLIVCTGSRPKVPPLPGRELDGVTTLTSLEDADGLRALAASSKGGKAVIVGGGLIGIETCEALIEAGMDVTVVEALPQILSFLDPELALLVQKHATSKGAKIITGVGISAINGQDGKVSGVTLADGRELPCGLVVMAIGVAPNTALAKDAGLALGPTGGIVTDEYMRTSDPDIYAAGDCVEIKNRITNAPMLAPFGDLANLEGRVAGENAVLGDTATFPGTIGSGICKVFDFAAASSGLSERKAREAGFDVVTAINASPDKPGFMGAKPVVSKLIADAKTGRILGFACVGLGNVNRQAAEMAMAILGGLTVDDVAMADLPYAPPFSLAIDHSIATAHVLQNKMRGLMRGEPSTVVKSWLDNGNKPFLLDVRGQKEFDEMRLGLGEKLVPLGQLRKRLGEMPADKHAPIVTYCKVSMRGYETQRVLEANGYDNVTVMEGGLVAWPFQLEK comes from the coding sequence ATGAGTACCGCACGGATCGTCGTCATCGGCGGCACCGCCGCCGGCCCCAAAGCCGCTTCCCGAGCCAAGAGACTCAACGAGGAAGCGGAAGTCACCCTGCTGCAGAAAGCCCCGGAATTGTCCATGGCCTCCTGCGGTTATCCGTACTATGTGGCCGGCGAGGTCAAGGGCCGCGACATGCTGCTCGCCACTCCCGCCGGCGTGGTGCGCGACCCCGCCTTTTTCGCCGGGGCCAAGGGCATCACGGCCAAGGTCTCGACCGAAGTCATGGCCATCGACCGCAAGGCCAAGACCGTTGCCTGGAAACGCGTGGATACCGGCGAGACGGGCCATCTGCCCTACGACAAGCTGATCGTGTGCACAGGCTCCCGGCCCAAAGTGCCGCCCCTCCCGGGACGCGAGCTTGATGGCGTAACCACGCTGACGAGTCTCGAGGACGCCGACGGACTGCGCGCCCTGGCCGCGAGCAGCAAAGGCGGCAAGGCCGTCATCGTTGGCGGCGGGCTCATCGGCATCGAGACCTGCGAGGCCCTCATCGAGGCCGGCATGGACGTGACCGTGGTCGAAGCCCTGCCCCAGATCCTGAGCTTTCTCGATCCCGAACTGGCGCTTCTCGTGCAAAAACACGCCACGTCCAAGGGCGCGAAGATCATCACCGGCGTGGGCATTTCCGCCATCAACGGCCAGGACGGCAAGGTTTCGGGCGTGACCCTGGCCGACGGCCGGGAACTGCCCTGCGGGCTTGTGGTCATGGCCATCGGCGTGGCCCCCAACACGGCGCTGGCCAAGGACGCCGGGCTGGCCCTCGGACCCACGGGCGGCATCGTCACCGACGAATACATGCGCACGTCCGATCCGGACATCTACGCCGCCGGCGACTGCGTGGAGATCAAAAACCGGATCACGAACGCGCCCATGCTCGCCCCCTTCGGCGACCTGGCCAACCTGGAAGGCCGTGTGGCCGGCGAAAACGCGGTCCTTGGCGATACGGCCACCTTCCCCGGCACCATCGGCAGCGGCATTTGCAAAGTGTTCGATTTCGCCGCCGCCTCCTCGGGGCTTTCCGAGCGCAAGGCCCGGGAAGCCGGCTTCGACGTGGTCACGGCAATAAACGCCAGCCCGGACAAACCCGGGTTCATGGGCGCCAAGCCGGTGGTGTCCAAACTCATCGCCGACGCCAAGACCGGCCGCATCCTGGGCTTTGCCTGCGTGGGCCTCGGCAACGTCAACCGGCAGGCGGCGGAGATGGCCATGGCCATCCTCGGCGGCCTGACCGTGGACGACGTGGCCATGGCCGACCTGCCTTACGCCCCGCCCTTCTCGCTGGCCATCGACCATTCCATCGCCACGGCCCACGTGCTGCAAAACAAGATGCGCGGGCTTATGCGCGGGGAACCGAGCACCGTCGTCAAATCCTGGCTCGACAACGGCAACAAGCCGTTTCTCCTTGACGTGCGCGGCCAAAAGGAATTCGACGAGATGCGCCTCGGACTCGGCGAAAAGCTGGTGCCGCTCGGTCAGCTGCGCAAGCGCCTCGGCGAGATGCCGGCGGACAAGCACGCGCCCATCGTCACCTACTGCAAGGTGTCCATGCGCGGCTACGAGACCCAGCGGGTGCTTGAGGCCAACGGTTACGACAATGTGACCGTCATGGAAGGCGGCCTTGTCGCCTGGCCGTTTCAATTGGAGAAATAA
- a CDS encoding glycosyltransferase family 4 protein — protein MRIAISARSLDYPSGGPKEYLLGLVRALLDLGGNELILYYPHKSHLGTFPEVTETVLPVRNRLAFDWLALPSALRGSRPDVIFFPSSNMPPNIPCPAVTAMLDLGYFHPTLRMYKRADTLYMRRAIRYSARRAERLVAISEHTRADVLRLTEARPERVSVTPLACDPAFRCPASREALDAFRREHDLERDFILYAGNISPRKNLNTLLAAFAVAGDRLPCDLAVTGGYAWSEDFAATVARLGLSGRVKRLGHVAPAAMPLLYQCARALAFPSLFEGFGLPVLEAQASRTPVVCARATSLPEVAGDGALLVDPTDVAAWAEALVRIATDETLREALIRKGLANEAGYTWERTARLTLDALTAAAGIRRR, from the coding sequence ATGCGCATCGCCATAAGCGCCCGCAGCCTGGACTACCCTTCCGGCGGCCCCAAGGAATACCTGCTCGGTCTGGTGCGGGCGCTGCTCGATCTCGGGGGAAACGAACTCATCCTCTATTATCCGCATAAAAGCCACCTGGGCACCTTTCCCGAGGTCACGGAAACGGTGTTGCCCGTGCGAAACCGCCTGGCCTTCGACTGGCTGGCCCTGCCCTCGGCCCTGCGCGGAAGCAGGCCGGACGTGATCTTTTTCCCGTCGTCCAACATGCCGCCGAACATCCCCTGCCCGGCGGTGACGGCCATGCTCGACCTCGGCTATTTCCACCCCACGCTGCGCATGTACAAGCGCGCCGACACCCTCTACATGCGCCGGGCCATCCGCTACAGCGCCAGACGCGCCGAAAGGCTCGTGGCCATCTCCGAGCACACGCGGGCCGACGTGCTGCGCCTGACCGAGGCCCGGCCCGAACGGGTGAGCGTCACGCCGCTGGCCTGTGATCCGGCCTTCCGCTGTCCGGCGTCGCGGGAGGCCCTCGACGCCTTTCGCCGCGAGCATGACCTTGAGCGCGATTTCATCCTCTACGCCGGCAACATTTCGCCGCGAAAAAACCTCAATACACTGCTGGCCGCCTTTGCCGTCGCCGGCGACCGCCTCCCCTGCGACCTCGCCGTCACCGGCGGCTACGCCTGGAGCGAGGACTTCGCGGCCACGGTGGCGCGCCTCGGCCTCTCCGGCCGGGTCAAGCGCCTTGGCCATGTGGCCCCGGCGGCTATGCCGCTTCTATACCAATGCGCCAGGGCGCTCGCCTTTCCCTCACTTTTCGAGGGATTCGGCCTGCCGGTGCTCGAAGCCCAGGCCAGCCGCACGCCGGTCGTCTGCGCCCGGGCCACGTCCCTGCCCGAAGTGGCCGGCGACGGGGCGCTCCTGGTCGATCCGACCGATGTCGCGGCCTGGGCCGAGGCGCTCGTGCGCATCGCCACCGACGAAACGCTTCGGGAAGCGCTCATCCGCAAAGGCTTGGCCAACGAGGCCGGCTACACCTGGGAACGCACGGCCCGTCTTACCCTCGACGCGTTGACGGCGGCGGCCGGCATCCGCCGACGATAA
- a CDS encoding glycosyltransferase, with the protein MRITIDASSLSHPQRTGIGRCLESILPHLARLAAGRDELILVSGKPIVNRTALEVLASGGARARTVNVPSLYAWQQTGMAWQIRAARADVHYAPDGLLPLAFWGRSVGVVNDVLYKRLPLTLPWHIRAVFAARQKASLSRLTIPLTLSAFTRRELMRVYGPMACRVRPTDLCAVDHDRFRPLRPEDGPAVAAFRAAHGLTDDYVLCVGNLMAHKNLGVALRAMTRLNAASPEPPLRLALVGHGDPAALARLAPEAAGADWLTCLGYLSDADVGLAYRAATAFVFPSRYEGFGLPILEAMASGIPVAYADAASLPEAAGIAGLPFPPGDDAALADILTRLRGDADLRSRQIACGVDRASDFSWAACAGHVYDALREASGKGPLRLPKVSIVTPSFNQAKFLPETLASVAGQKSIAVEHIVLDGGSTDETPDILRQWNKELAYWRSAPDAGQTAALAEGFAMATGEVMGWLNSDDILWDEGALAAVAEAFARHPEAVMVTGDTVLTDPDGRPVMIDMVLAPSARQMRHTMAVPQQSTFFRREAYLAAGGMDRRFTYCMDYDLFERISRQGKIVRIPRVIASFRLHPSAKTATWRDVFRRDLHACQHRHGSGTLHELAIKLVTLEIRLESVLAQLGALLGGRRLPTQVNARLEPMRAYARKKHGLAG; encoded by the coding sequence ATGCGCATCACCATAGACGCCAGTTCCCTTTCCCATCCCCAGCGCACCGGCATCGGCCGCTGCCTGGAATCCATTTTGCCGCATCTGGCGCGTCTGGCCGCCGGCCGCGACGAACTCATTCTCGTCTCGGGCAAGCCTATCGTCAACCGCACGGCCCTGGAGGTTCTCGCTTCCGGCGGCGCGCGGGCGCGCACGGTCAACGTGCCCTCGCTCTACGCTTGGCAGCAGACCGGCATGGCCTGGCAGATCCGGGCGGCCCGGGCGGACGTGCACTACGCCCCGGATGGGCTGCTTCCCTTGGCTTTTTGGGGGCGTAGCGTGGGCGTGGTCAATGACGTGCTCTACAAACGCCTGCCCCTTACCCTGCCCTGGCATATCCGGGCCGTTTTCGCCGCCCGCCAGAAGGCGAGCCTTTCCCGCCTGACTATTCCCCTGACGCTTTCGGCCTTCACCCGGCGGGAGCTGATGCGGGTCTACGGGCCGATGGCCTGCCGGGTGCGGCCGACGGATCTTTGCGCCGTGGACCATGACCGGTTCCGGCCGCTACGTCCCGAGGACGGGCCGGCCGTGGCCGCGTTTCGGGCCGCGCATGGCCTCACCGACGACTACGTCCTTTGCGTGGGCAACCTCATGGCCCACAAAAATCTCGGCGTGGCGCTGCGGGCGATGACCCGCCTCAATGCCGCCTCGCCCGAGCCCCCCCTGCGCCTGGCCCTGGTGGGGCACGGCGACCCGGCGGCCCTGGCCAGGCTCGCCCCGGAGGCGGCGGGCGCGGACTGGCTCACCTGCCTGGGCTACCTTTCCGATGCGGATGTGGGGCTTGCCTATCGGGCGGCGACGGCTTTCGTCTTTCCCTCGCGTTATGAGGGCTTCGGCCTGCCCATTCTGGAGGCCATGGCCAGCGGCATTCCCGTGGCCTATGCCGACGCGGCCTCGCTGCCCGAAGCCGCCGGAATCGCCGGCCTGCCCTTCCCTCCAGGCGACGACGCGGCCCTGGCCGATATCCTGACCCGCCTGCGAGGCGACGCCGACCTTCGCAGCCGACAAATCGCCTGTGGCGTCGACCGGGCCTCGGATTTTTCCTGGGCGGCCTGCGCCGGGCACGTGTACGACGCCCTTCGCGAAGCCTCGGGCAAGGGGCCGCTTCGCCTGCCCAAGGTCAGTATCGTCACGCCGTCTTTTAATCAGGCTAAATTCCTCCCGGAAACACTTGCCAGCGTGGCCGGGCAAAAAAGCATCGCCGTGGAGCATATCGTGCTCGACGGCGGCTCCACGGACGAAACGCCGGATATCCTGCGGCAGTGGAACAAAGAACTCGCCTATTGGCGCAGCGCCCCGGACGCCGGCCAGACGGCGGCCCTGGCCGAAGGTTTCGCCATGGCCACGGGCGAGGTCATGGGCTGGCTCAATTCCGACGACATCCTCTGGGACGAGGGCGCGCTCGCCGCCGTGGCCGAAGCCTTTGCCCGTCATCCCGAGGCGGTCATGGTCACCGGGGACACGGTGCTCACCGACCCGGACGGCAGGCCCGTCATGATCGACATGGTGCTCGCGCCCTCGGCCCGGCAGATGCGCCACACCATGGCCGTGCCCCAGCAGTCCACCTTTTTCCGGCGAGAGGCCTACCTCGCCGCCGGCGGCATGGACAGGCGCTTCACCTACTGCATGGACTACGACCTGTTCGAGCGGATCAGCCGGCAAGGGAAAATCGTGCGCATCCCGCGCGTGATCGCTTCCTTCCGGCTGCACCCATCGGCCAAGACCGCCACCTGGCGCGACGTGTTCCGCCGGGATCTCCACGCCTGCCAGCACCGCCACGGCAGCGGCACGCTTCACGAACTGGCCATCAAGCTCGTGACCCTGGAAATCCGGCTGGAATCGGTCCTGGCCCAGCTCGGCGCGCTCCTTGGCGGCCGCCGGCTTCCGACCCAGGTCAACGCCCGCCTGGAACCCATGCGGGCCTACGCCCGCAAAAAACACGGGCTGGCCGGCTAA
- a CDS encoding secondary thiamine-phosphate synthase enzyme YjbQ: protein MKSYRKELWFNVPSRRGFINITHEVEDCLAESGVREGLCLVNAMHITASVFINDDESGLHHDYEVWLEKLAPHEPVSGYRHNVGEDNADAHMKRQIMGREVVVAITEGRLDFGTWERIFYGEFDGRRRKRVLVKIIGE from the coding sequence ATGAAGAGCTATCGCAAGGAACTTTGGTTCAACGTCCCTTCCCGGCGGGGATTTATCAACATCACTCACGAGGTCGAGGATTGCCTCGCCGAATCCGGCGTGCGCGAAGGGCTGTGTCTGGTCAACGCCATGCACATCACCGCCTCGGTCTTCATCAACGACGACGAATCAGGCCTGCACCACGACTACGAGGTCTGGCTGGAAAAGCTCGCTCCCCACGAACCCGTCTCCGGCTATCGCCACAACGTCGGTGAGGACAACGCCGATGCGCATATGAAGCGGCAGATCATGGGCCGCGAGGTGGTGGTGGCCATTACCGAAGGTCGGCTGGATTTCGGCACCTGGGAGCGCATCTTTTACGGGGAATTCGACGGCAGGCGCAGAAAGCGGGTGCTGGTCAAGATCATCGGCGAATAG
- a CDS encoding ABC transporter ATP-binding protein — protein sequence MPSDVSPVIDARGVSKMYELYDRPQDRLRQLLWPGGKPLYREHWALRDISFEVMPGEAFGIIGKNGAGKSTLLQILAGVLEPSAGEVVLPERTTALLELGSGFKPEFTGRQNVYVNAAVLGIPRAVVDERMEEVAAFADIGPHFDQPVKTYSSGMFLRLAFAVTTSLEPEVLIIDEALAVGDVFFRQKCYQRLEGLLSRGTVVVLVSHAMNDVAQFCHRALLIERGRAAFLGDAAAAVKRYMVGDGGGVVPRSSGENTPLCPELPAEEDADGFWPEPDAFLDLTDVAAASNDWAACTHVAVCDASGHVCRSFEQGETVSIFCRYVVAHDLEVAVAGVEIINDKRIIVFGKNTLQFNCEHPTATPAGASLRVRFDINLDLAPGEYTFNLGFSTLSLADFNRRSNLSHQELESRITVISILTKAGDFMVTFRSRDTTPVQLTHHGVANLPGQAAMRLYGGGKG from the coding sequence ATGCCGTCTGACGTATCCCCCGTCATCGACGCCCGGGGCGTCTCCAAGATGTACGAACTCTACGACCGGCCCCAGGACCGGTTGCGCCAGCTCCTTTGGCCCGGCGGCAAGCCGCTTTACCGCGAGCACTGGGCGCTTCGCGACATCTCATTCGAAGTCATGCCCGGCGAGGCCTTCGGCATCATCGGCAAAAACGGAGCCGGCAAATCCACCTTGCTGCAAATCCTGGCCGGCGTCCTCGAACCTTCCGCCGGCGAGGTGGTCCTGCCCGAGCGCACCACCGCGCTTTTGGAACTCGGCTCCGGGTTCAAGCCGGAATTCACCGGCCGCCAGAATGTCTACGTCAACGCCGCCGTGCTCGGCATTCCCCGGGCCGTGGTCGACGAACGCATGGAGGAAGTCGCGGCCTTCGCCGATATCGGCCCCCATTTCGACCAGCCCGTCAAGACCTACTCCAGCGGCATGTTTTTGCGTCTTGCTTTCGCCGTGACCACGAGCCTCGAGCCGGAAGTGCTCATCATCGACGAGGCTCTGGCCGTAGGCGACGTCTTTTTCCGCCAGAAATGCTATCAGCGCCTGGAAGGACTGCTGTCACGCGGCACGGTGGTGGTGCTCGTGTCCCACGCCATGAACGACGTGGCCCAGTTCTGCCACCGGGCGCTTCTCATCGAGCGCGGCCGGGCCGCCTTTCTCGGCGACGCGGCGGCGGCGGTCAAACGCTACATGGTCGGCGACGGCGGCGGCGTTGTCCCCCGCTCTTCCGGCGAAAATACACCCTTGTGCCCGGAGCTTCCCGCCGAGGAGGACGCCGACGGCTTCTGGCCGGAGCCCGACGCCTTTCTCGACCTTACGGACGTCGCCGCGGCCAGCAACGACTGGGCCGCCTGCACCCACGTGGCCGTCTGCGACGCCTCGGGCCATGTCTGCCGCAGCTTCGAGCAGGGCGAGACCGTCTCCATTTTTTGCCGCTACGTCGTCGCCCATGACCTGGAAGTGGCCGTGGCCGGAGTGGAAATCATCAACGACAAGCGCATCATCGTGTTCGGCAAGAACACCCTGCAATTTAACTGCGAACACCCGACCGCCACCCCGGCCGGAGCGAGCTTGCGCGTGCGCTTCGATATCAATCTGGACCTGGCTCCAGGCGAATATACCTTCAATCTCGGTTTTTCGACTCTGAGCCTTGCGGACTTCAACCGCCGCTCGAACCTTTCCCATCAGGAACTGGAGAGCCGCATCACCGTCATCTCCATCCTGACCAAGGCCGGGGATTTCATGGTCACCTTCCGCAGCCGCGACACCACGCCCGTGCAGCTCACCCATCACGGCGTGGCCAACCTGCCCGGACAGGCGGCCATGCGGTTGTATGGTGGCGGTAAGGGATAG
- a CDS encoding ABC transporter permease, with amino-acid sequence MVVRRPRAGSFWSGLLAGLSPVAFARHFGRRREVLATFARIEFLSRYHGAQLGFLWGLVSPLATLAVYTFVFSVVFKARWAGGAGHDGGITGYALILFTGLAIFEVFAGSVNRTPRLLTENVNFIKKVLFPLEILPVGILCAAILESFISLGLVALGVLITTGSLSWTIVFAPLAYIPLTMFTLGICWLLAPVGVFLKDLGNMVAVAVQLYFFATPILYPLSAVPEPYRRLLALNPLHPVVDHLRRTIIWGQMPDWTALALVTLASALVMLAGYAFFMSVKRLFADAV; translated from the coding sequence ATGGTCGTGCGAAGGCCCCGTGCCGGATCGTTTTGGTCCGGCCTTTTGGCCGGCCTTTCGCCGGTCGCTTTCGCGCGGCATTTCGGGCGACGGCGCGAGGTGCTTGCCACCTTCGCCCGCATCGAATTCCTGTCGCGCTACCACGGCGCCCAGCTCGGCTTTTTGTGGGGGCTGGTTTCCCCCCTGGCCACCCTGGCCGTTTATACCTTTGTTTTTTCGGTCGTGTTCAAGGCTCGCTGGGCCGGCGGGGCGGGCCATGACGGGGGCATCACCGGCTATGCCTTGATCCTTTTCACGGGCTTGGCGATTTTCGAGGTCTTTGCCGGCAGCGTCAACCGCACGCCAAGGCTGCTCACGGAAAACGTCAATTTCATCAAAAAGGTGCTCTTCCCCCTGGAAATCCTGCCGGTCGGCATCCTGTGCGCCGCCATCCTCGAATCCTTTATCAGCCTGGGGCTGGTGGCCCTTGGCGTGCTCATCACCACCGGCTCGCTTTCCTGGACCATCGTTTTCGCGCCCCTGGCCTATATTCCGCTGACCATGTTCACCCTCGGCATCTGCTGGCTCCTGGCCCCGGTCGGCGTTTTTCTCAAGGACCTCGGCAACATGGTGGCCGTGGCCGTGCAGCTCTACTTTTTCGCCACGCCCATCCTTTATCCGCTTTCCGCCGTGCCCGAACCCTACCGCCGACTGCTGGCGCTCAATCCCCTGCACCCCGTGGTCGACCACCTGCGCCGCACCATCATCTGGGGACAGATGCCCGACTGGACGGCGCTCGCCCTGGTCACGCTCGCCAGCGCCCTGGTCATGCTGGCCGGATACGCCTTTTTCATGAGCGTCAAGAGGCTCTTTGCCGATGCCGTCTGA